From one Lotus japonicus ecotype B-129 chromosome 3, LjGifu_v1.2 genomic stretch:
- the LOC130742366 gene encoding protein FAR1-RELATED SEQUENCE 5-like → MSNKRKVGTSNPYSFRHGFQKAGSVETAVSSNLTRQKWIQSSEVRAALEYLRSLESKSTGTRMFWRHKADGEGRLQHLFWCDRGSRSNYKLFGDVVALDTTYAKSKYKYPLVVFSGVDNHIHTTIFASAIIADETEETYVWLFEQLKEAMEAKSPGLVITNDDIALKNAMSRVFPNARHRLCAQQILRNASSKVGDPMMTAALNKLMSSDCVASEFDGQWHEMVAEYGLENHSWVRDMYEKRKMWATAYIRGTCFVGFKATSQCEGLYVKFGRLARSSGNLVDVLQQFHLDCLDEFRYKERNAEFKSVFGREPVLLTMVKSLERSASRVFTREVFKLFRHVLSRVGTMKVTYYCKEVLSGTSDIYKVSKYGQPDRMWYVDYYPPHYTPPTYQFVCDCKKMENFGIPCEHIVHVMVYLGIAEMPTSLVLKRWAKLAQVVVKGTCDDDDISYLPEHFRDQIDMLKDGNNVNFNNEDWNINLLVNSDEYGGCSLLEDDDEVSFSSRDWNVKLFSDSDDSDTNGSPSFKRRAQNNVDDKW, encoded by the exons ATGAGTAACAAGCGGAAGGTTGGTACTAGCAATCCTTATAGTTTTCGTCATGGGTTTCAAAAGGCTGGATCTGTGGAAACAGCCGTGTCTAGTAACTTAACCAGACAAAAGTGGATACAAAGCTCTGAAGTTAGAGCTGCACTAGAATACCTCCGAAGTTTGGAATCAAAATCAACTGGGACAAGAATGTTTTGGAGGCACAAAGCTGATGGGGAAGGAAGACTTCAACATTTGTTCTGGTGCGACCGTGGAAGTCGTtctaattataaattatttggTGATGTGGTGGCTCTTGACACTACTTATGCGAAGAGTAAGTACAAGTATCCACTAGTGGTGTTTTCAGGGGTTGACAACCACATCCACACAACAATATTTGCTAGTGCTATTATTGCTGATGAGACTGAAGAAACATATGTGTGGTTGTTTGAACAGCTCAAGGAAGCCATGGAAGCTAAATCACCGGGGTTAGTTATTACCAATGATGACATAGCTTTGAAGAATGCTATGAGTAGAGTCTTTCCAAATGCTCGCCACAGATTATGTGCTCAACAAATCTTACGTAATGCAAGCAGCAAAGTTGGAGACCCAATGATGACCGCAGCATTAAACAAACTTATGTCGTCTGATTGTGTGGCTAGCGAGTTTGATGGTCAGTGGCATGAAATGGTTGCCGAGTATGGCCTTGAAAACCATAGTTGGGTAAGAGACATGTACGAGAAAAGGAAGATGTGGGCAACTGCATACATCCGAGGTACATGTTTTGTTGGTTTTAAGGCCACTTCTCAATGTGAGGGGTTGTATGTTAAATTTGGGAGGTTGGCTCGTTCTTCTGGTAATTTGGTAGACGTTTTGCAGCAATTTCATCTTGATTGCCTTGATGAGTTTCGATACAAGGAAAGAAATGCAGAGTTCAAATCAGTGTTTGGCCGTGAACCTGTGTTACTAACGATGGTGAAATCATTGGAGAGGTCTGCATCTAGGGTGTTCACTAGGGAGGTCTTCAAGTTATTTCGTCATGTGCTTTCAAGGGTAGGCACAATGAAAGTTACTTATTACTGTAAAGAAGTGTTGTCAGGTACCTCAGACATTTACAAAGTGTCTAAATATGGTCAACCAGATAGGATGTGGTATGTGGATTATTATCCGCCACATTATACTCCGCCAACCTACCAGTTTGTATGTGATTGTAAGAAGATGGAAAATTTTGGAATTCCATGTGAACACATAGTTCACGTGATGGTTTATCTAGGCATAGCTGAGATGCCAACATCTTTAGTACTAAAGAGATGGGCCAAGCTTGCACAGGTTGTTGTCAAAGGGAcctgtgatgatgatgatattagTTATTTACCAGAGCATTTTAGGGATCAAATTGATATGTTGAAAGATGGCAATAATGTTAATTTCAACAATGAGGACTGGAACATTAACTTGCTCGTTAACTCT GATGAATATGGAGGCTGTTCTTTATTGGAAGATGACGATGAGGTTAGTTTCAGCAGTCGTGACTGGAATGTTAAATTGTTCTCTGACTCT GATGATTCTGATACAAATGGTAGTCCATCTTTTAAGAGGCGTGCCCAAAATAATGTGGATGACAAATGGTGA
- the LOC130749102 gene encoding uncharacterized protein LOC130749102, with translation MKEWRKKFVAASSLEVSNAPAIVHASIGESVSGDPNAIVPNVIHEISVESVSVPNVEPHIETLVETTSDVNIEPSAGNPNPIVDTLELDLQIHQSTLDSEPSTGCKKSVIENVHEFLSFWS, from the coding sequence ATGAAGGagtggaggaagaaatttgttgctgcaagttctcttgaagtctcaaatgcaccagcaattgttcatgcaagcataggtgAATCTGTAAGTGGAGATCCTAATGCTATTGTGCCTAATGTGATTCATGAGATATCAGTTGAATCTGTTTCTGTTCCCAATGTTGAACCTCATATTGAGACATTAGTTGAGACTACTTCAGATGTGAATATTGAACCCTCTGCTGGAAATCCAAACCCCATTGTTGACACATTAGAACTTGATCTCCAAATCCATCAATCTACCTTGGATTCTGAGCCATCTACCGGTTGTAAGAAGTCAGTTATTGAAAATGTTCATGAATTTTTGTCATTCTGGTCTTAG